In Streptomyces ambofaciens ATCC 23877, a single genomic region encodes these proteins:
- a CDS encoding maleylpyruvate isomerase family mycothiol-dependent enzyme, producing the protein MTTPADVHDVRDPERPGRLLAIERDELVPLLRSRTEEDFALPVAACPGWTVRDVLAHCSAALIRVVENRFEEGVFSPESNDRDIAERAGWTHARIVDELERGMTEAGPVIGRAGGALDGIALGEWVHAGDVRVALGEPGAYAGRGLPEALALLGTLTRDRGHVPLHADLDDVDEPLKLGAVNGERPPGRFIGDAATLVRLYAGRPVNGAADADGAAGYELAGVREAELNLFGG; encoded by the coding sequence ATGACGACTCCTGCAGACGTGCACGACGTACGCGACCCCGAGCGGCCCGGGCGGCTGCTGGCCATCGAGCGGGACGAGCTGGTGCCGCTGCTGCGCTCCCGGACGGAGGAGGACTTCGCGCTGCCGGTGGCCGCGTGCCCGGGGTGGACCGTGCGGGACGTGCTGGCGCACTGCTCCGCCGCGCTGATCCGGGTGGTGGAGAACCGCTTCGAGGAGGGCGTCTTCTCGCCCGAGTCCAACGACCGTGACATCGCCGAACGCGCCGGCTGGACCCATGCCCGGATCGTCGACGAACTGGAGCGCGGGATGACCGAGGCCGGTCCGGTGATCGGCCGCGCGGGCGGTGCGCTGGACGGGATCGCGCTGGGCGAGTGGGTGCACGCGGGCGATGTGCGGGTGGCCCTCGGTGAGCCGGGGGCGTACGCGGGGCGCGGGCTGCCGGAGGCGCTGGCGCTGCTCGGCACCCTCACCCGCGACCGCGGCCACGTCCCGCTCCACGCCGACCTCGACGACGTGGACGAGCCGCTGAAGCTGGGCGCGGTGAACGGTGAGCGGCCGCCGGGGCGGTTCATCGGGGACGCCGCGACCCTCGTACGGCTGTACGCGGGCCGTCCCGTGAACGGCGCGGCCGACGCGGACGGGGCGGCCGGGTACGAGCTGGCCGGGGTGCGGGAGGCGGAGCTGAACCTCTTCGGCGGCTGA
- a CDS encoding HD domain-containing protein, translated as MADLDALRSRWLHALLPAREGAGHPDPHRYADELLRRWSEPQRRYHTLAHLTAVLDHVDVLEEHAADPAVVRLAAWFHDAVYLPERSENEERSARLAERALPEAGVPAARTAEVARLVRLTVTHAPAGDDRDGQVLCDADLAVLASPPSAYAAYTAAVREEYHFVPNDAFREGRAAVLRRLLALPRLFHTPYGRRAWEATARYNLTGELEMLSPGGDPAP; from the coding sequence ATGGCCGATCTCGACGCCCTGCGCTCCCGCTGGCTGCACGCCCTCCTCCCGGCCCGCGAGGGCGCCGGACACCCCGACCCGCACCGGTACGCCGACGAGTTGCTGCGCCGGTGGTCCGAGCCGCAGCGGCGGTACCACACGCTCGCCCACCTCACCGCGGTCCTGGACCACGTCGACGTGCTGGAGGAGCACGCGGCCGACCCGGCCGTGGTCCGGCTGGCCGCGTGGTTCCACGACGCGGTGTACCTGCCCGAGCGGTCCGAGAACGAGGAGCGGTCGGCGCGCCTGGCCGAACGGGCGCTCCCCGAGGCGGGCGTGCCGGCGGCCAGGACCGCCGAGGTGGCCCGGCTGGTCCGGCTCACCGTCACCCACGCCCCGGCCGGCGACGACCGCGACGGGCAGGTGCTGTGCGACGCCGACCTGGCCGTGCTGGCCTCGCCGCCGTCGGCGTACGCCGCGTACACGGCGGCCGTGCGCGAGGAGTACCACTTCGTGCCGAACGACGCCTTCCGCGAGGGGCGCGCCGCGGTGCTCCGCCGGCTCCTCGCCCTGCCCCGGCTGTTCCACACCCCGTACGGGCGGCGCGCGTGGGAGGCGACCGCCCGGTACAACCTCACGGGCGAGCTGGAAATGCTGTCGCCCGGCGGCGACCCGGCCCCGTAG
- a CDS encoding GNAT family N-acetyltransferase, whose protein sequence is MRNMGGEQVEEAVAGAVALLRTATDRDWEGVRAGRLEWSCRYTAEHVAGDLIAYAGQLAGRATEAYVPFEITLDEGTGNEGVLQVIETTGALLAATVRTTPREVRAFHPYPFRSADREGFAAMGVTEVLVHTHDIAEGLGLAYEPPAELCADVLARIFPHVQPGTDPWRTLLWATGRGELPGRAPLTEWRWSNNLVLPAGRLTLQGLTPASAADLAAGGDGGFAWTDSGPFQGTREGAGLLWKAYEAGVHRPEWGVFVLVRNEDGRAVGAMGFHGPPDEEGRAEIGYDLAEDARGEGYATEALRALSAWPPARRDGTTLLAKIDRDNVRSQGVVTRAGYRLVAEDEKLLVYELRG, encoded by the coding sequence ATGCGGAACATGGGTGGGGAACAGGTGGAGGAGGCCGTCGCGGGCGCCGTCGCGCTGCTGCGCACGGCGACGGACCGGGACTGGGAGGGGGTGCGGGCCGGCCGGCTGGAGTGGAGCTGCCGGTACACGGCGGAGCACGTCGCGGGCGACCTCATCGCCTACGCGGGCCAGCTCGCCGGACGCGCCACCGAGGCCTACGTGCCCTTCGAGATCACCCTGGACGAGGGCACCGGCAACGAGGGCGTCCTCCAGGTGATCGAGACCACCGGCGCCCTGCTCGCCGCCACCGTCCGCACCACCCCGCGCGAGGTCCGCGCCTTCCACCCGTACCCCTTCCGCAGCGCGGACCGCGAGGGGTTCGCGGCGATGGGGGTCACCGAGGTGCTGGTGCACACGCACGACATCGCCGAGGGCCTGGGCCTGGCGTACGAGCCGCCCGCCGAGCTGTGCGCGGACGTCCTCGCCCGGATCTTCCCGCACGTGCAGCCCGGCACCGACCCCTGGCGCACCCTGCTGTGGGCCACCGGCCGCGGCGAGCTGCCGGGACGCGCCCCGCTCACCGAGTGGCGCTGGAGCAACAACCTGGTCCTCCCCGCCGGACGGCTCACCCTCCAGGGCCTCACCCCCGCCTCGGCCGCCGATCTCGCGGCCGGGGGCGACGGCGGCTTCGCGTGGACCGACAGCGGGCCCTTCCAGGGCACGCGGGAGGGCGCCGGACTGCTGTGGAAGGCGTACGAGGCGGGGGTGCACCGGCCGGAGTGGGGGGTCTTCGTGCTCGTCCGGAACGAGGACGGCCGCGCGGTCGGCGCCATGGGCTTCCACGGGCCGCCGGACGAGGAGGGCCGGGCCGAGATCGGCTACGACCTCGCGGAGGACGCCCGCGGCGAGGGCTACGCCACCGAGGCGCTGCGCGCGCTGTCGGCGTGGCCGCCGGCGCGTCGGGACGGCACCACCCTCCTGGCGAAGATCGACCGGGACAACGTCCGCTCGCAGGGCGTCGTCACCCGCGCCGGTTACCGCCTGGTCGCCGAGGACGAGAAGCTGCTCGTCTACGAGCTGCGCGGCTGA